The Penicillium psychrofluorescens genome assembly, chromosome: 2 nucleotide sequence tgactGTTTCCCTCGGATATCCGGGCAGGCGGAGAGCAGCAGTGCTGTCAGACCAGGCTGACCGAGTTTTGTATTCATTCGGGCCAGGCGGTTTCCCGAGCCGTTCTCGTGGGCGCCCAAAGGGGAATAGCGCGACAATGTGGGGGTTCCGAGTTTAGCTCGTGGCGCTATGGCAAGtgtggagaaggatgacgAGACGGGTgaagagtgaagaagaaacgaaggagaagcagaagaagcaagGGATAGCACGAAGAGTAAATGGGCAGACGAGCCATAAATAGCGGTGTCTGCTCAACAGGGAAGTCCCTTCCCTGTCCCCCGCATTCCCACGAGTGAGACAGTGGTCCATCGTGCGACAACCCCGGGCGATCGACGGGTCGGTGGGGAGCTATTTCGTAGAGACCAAGAGGGCATACTTGATCGTACAGTATGTAATGGAACCGAGCACACGAGGAGCCGCCCGACCCGGACAGCAGGCGGACAAGTACCATACCACGTCTGTACAAGGAGAACAGCACAAGTACAAAGTCAAGTCCAACCCCCGCATCATCTGACAGCCCGTGACGCGCCTCCTCATcggcctgttcttctcctctttgcTTCTGCTCGTCTTTTGATTCTTCTTGCCTCACGCTGGTTGACGATTCTGGTTCTCCCTTCAACATCTGAAGTCAAGTGTTCGCGTCATCGAGCTCGCTGTATCTGCCCGTCGCCGAACTCTCCCACATCCCAATCTACATCCCAGAAAGAAGGTTCATTCCCCTGTCTGCTCCCCGTCTGGTTTCCCCTCTTGAGTTCTTGAGTTCCCCGTTTCCGCCCGCAACAACGCAGAGGACTCTGGCGGCCTGCTCTGCTGTCCATGGCCACCCATCCTACCGTCTAGTTCACGACACTAACCACATCGCAGATCTGGTGTGGATCATCCGTCGCGACCATGGCATCCAAGTCTGTCAAAGATGCCGCCAACCAGGCGGCTGAGACCACCAAGTCCGCCATTGACAATCCATCCCAAACCACCTCCGATTTTCTGCACCATCCATGGACCCGCGCTGCACTCCCCTTCATCAACGGCGGCCTGGCCGGCATGACAGCCACCTCCGTGATCCAGCCCGTCGACATGGTCAAGGTGCGTCTCCAGCTAGCCGGCGAGGGAGCGCGGACGGGTCCGCGCCCATCTGCCCTGGGCGTGACGCGCGAGATCATCGCCTCGGGCAAGTTCCTCGACCTGTATACGGGTCTCTCGGCGGGTCTTCTCCGCCAGGCCGTCTACACCACCGCCCGgctcggcttcttcgacaCCTTCATCAAGGCTATAGGTGCGCGCGCCGACGCCGCAGAGCGCAAGGTCACCTTCGCCGAGCGCGCCGCCGCAGGTCTAACGGCCGGCGGCGTGGCAGCCATGATTGGAAACCCGGCGGACTTGGCTCTCGTGCGCATGCAGTCTGACGGCCTCAAGCCACGCGAGGCCCGCGCCAACTACCGCTCCGTCTTCGATGCACTGCTGCGCATCCCCAAGCACGAAGGCATTGGCGCGCTGTGGGCCGGCGCCCTGCCCACCGTCGTGCGCGCCATGGCACTAAACCTCGGCCAGCTGACCTTCTTCGCGGAGGCGAAGCAGCAACTGAAACAGCACACGACCCTGACCGCGCAAAACCAGACCTTCGCAGcctccgccatcgccggATTCTTCGCCTCGTTCCTCTCCCTGCCCTTCGATTTCATCAAGACCCGTCTGCAGAAACAGCAAAAGGACCCAAGCACCGGGAAGCTGCCCTATCGTGGCCTGTTGGATTGCGCCCGCAAGGTtgtcaaggaggagggcTGGTTGCGCTTCTATCGCGGCTTTGGAACATACTACGTGCGGATCGCGCCTCATGCGTTAGTTGCCCCCACTTCGTGGTTGATCGTGTGTTTTTGTCCCCACTAACCCCATATATCTTTTTCTCTAATCAGGATGGTCACCCTTATCGTCGCCGATTATCTGAACCTCATCACCAAATAGGTGACTTCCAAGACGCTTTTCTTCGTACAGCCGAATTGTCTAGGTCGGCATCATTTTCGCTCAATCGGCTTATTCGGCTCCGTTTCCATCGCCGGGTCCTCTTTGCCAGCGTTTGATGATGTCAATTCCACATCCATATCCTTGTCATCGGCGCAGTGGGAATTGTGACCTGCCGGCCGGAAAAGCACTGTCGGAGAGGATTCCCGGCGGAGAAACAAGATCTGATTTTTGCGTGCGTATTCATCGCCTCGGAGGAGATTGCGCAAGTGCGCCCGTGCCGGACAGCTGAAatgggctggctggatcACTTGCTTCTCCGCGGAAAGCGATGGCTTTTTTGTCCCTGATGAACCTGATGTTTgattgtttttcttttctatttcCTCAACGAGCGAATATCAATACCCACTATCCCCATCCCCCTTGATTTTTTATTTCTCCGAGCAATCGATGACCGGGTCTGGGTCTTCTCCGTTGCGCGGACATTGTTACCCCATCCTGCGTCGATCGCAGATGactctgtttctttttctctaTTTCTTTTGTCCAATGCACACTTCATGCGTTGTCAGATTCAAAGACGGAGCTAGAGCTAGAGCTCTTGTTTGTTACATGTTGATGGTCCATTCCCATTAGAGCCCTAGTTCTGCTACAG carries:
- a CDS encoding uncharacterized protein (ID:PFLUO_002969-T1.cds;~source:funannotate), coding for MASKSVKDAANQAAETTKSAIDNPSQTTSDFLHHPWTRAALPFINGGLAGMTATSVIQPVDMVKVRLQLAGEGARTGPRPSALGVTREIIASGKFLDLYTGLSAGLLRQAVYTTARLGFFDTFIKAIGARADAAERKVTFAERAAAGLTAGGVAAMIGNPADLALVRMQSDGLKPREARANYRSVFDALLRIPKHEGIGALWAGALPTVVRAMALNLGQLTFFAEAKQQLKQHTTLTAQNQTFAASAIAGFFASFLSLPFDFIKTRLQKQQKDPSTGKLPYRGLLDCARKVVKEEGWLRFYRGFGTYYVRIAPHAMVTLIVADYLNLITK